The following is a genomic window from Manihot esculenta cultivar AM560-2 chromosome 9, M.esculenta_v8, whole genome shotgun sequence.
TCCATTAGAGAAATAGTTTCTATGTGTTGTATATATCGAAATATGTTATCTTGATCTGATAAATAAAAGttagattaatttatttaaattttaaacgtttgaattaaaatgcaacgatataaatattaaattttttaaaattaattgaccaatgaaaaaatttataaataaaataaaattacattaaactataaaaattaggttaattaaattaaaattaaaaagtatgtGTAAATGTTAAATATTTTTGAGTCAATTAacctataatttattttatacatgTCTATAAATAAAAGTGTTAGAATTcaagatatataaaataataaataattaagaacctatttattatttaaattgccAAAACTACATTTTGCatagatttaataattatatggttattttattttattgttatttaaaatatttaatttgattggttaattataaattaagtaattaataataaaaaaattatactaaaataaagttataaatgaagtaattaataataaaaaattatataaagttagtcattttaaatttctaattatattagagtaaaattaaacaataaactatttattttttcctcatctatattatatacaattagactataataatatttttaaaaatatacattgataattatttattaaataaggaatattatttaataaaataaaaaaatcaatattctacaattatatatataatattttataaaaaaataaaattaacaaaattaattaatttttaactaaatttaattaaatataaggtacggttataataatttaatatcataataatataaaagaaaatttatttagttattcaaaatgatgtataattttaatatgatattgtatacaaaaattcatttttatttagagtcaaataaattcaatttaaaattaaactatgtAATTTTATTGAGAGCTAAATAGATTCtaacttaatattattttttaattataaaatattatttttataatttaaaacattaaaaatttagtagtttaattatcataaaaattttaaaaaatatatgaatataataaataatttttaaaattaaaaaaataaagtttcatcatataaaaaatacttttattattaaaaaataatattatgttaAATTATAACTTATTTGACTCTTGAGTAATAGTATATAGATTTAATTGattcaaaattttgaattaaaattatttgactCTTAAATAAAGGTAAAGacttaattgaatttatatttaaaaaattattattataaaatgataaatttaatttgttattaaataatatttttatatgaaaaattaataaaaaaattacaaaatattagGGCTGTGCATAaatcggtttgaaccgaaaaaccgaatcgaactgatcaATTTCGGTTTAATAGTTCGGTTAATCAGaatattcggttcggttcggttagtattttctaattttttcgattcggttcggtttaaacatgttaaataaccgaaAAACCAAAAAATCGAttttttacataatattttgattttatatgtatttttaaatagatttttatgaattttttaagtattattattatgtatttagacaatatttattggtaaatttatgtgaaatatttattaaattattctacagaaattaaaagcaaaaaactaaaaaaaatacagatttcAGTTTGAactaaaccgaaccgatttttatcggttcgattcggttcagttatatttttataatcggttttttcggtttttaatatttttacaattcggttttcgattttttcggttcggttcggttcagaaccgaaccgaccgattgcacagccctaCAAAATATGGTGCATATAAACAGCTAGTAATGCATTTCCTTTCCCAATTTCCTTTTGTTATCCTTACCACTTTACCAGCTGGCAGAGAGCCTTCCTTTTCcgattctctatttcctttcctcattcccaatctccgatccatccctaaaaacaactgacgagagatcgatgatgatgaagatgccttggaggaggaagagcaggagcttccatcttcagctattcttatttaccaattattgtcattcttctacttccacacttgaagatgcacgcttcttgacaaataacttcaaatctgcTTCTTTTACCCGCCTTGATGATGCCATTGCTTCCTTCAATCATGTAATTCATAAGCATCCTCTGCCTTCTAGGGTtccatttaatagatttttatctGCCCTTGTGAAAATGAAACAATATCACACTGTCCTTTCCATGTCCAAAACAATTGAATTGGTAGGGATCTCTCACGATGTTTATTCTCTAAGcatcttaattaattgcttCTGCCATTTACACCTTGTGGATTGTGGCTTCTCTGTTTTTGGTAAGATGCTTAAATTCGGATTGGAGCCTACCACTGTGACATTTAATACcttaattaatgggctttgTATAGAGAGTAAAATCGACAAAGCAGTGGAATTTTTCGATGATATGGTTGCACGTGGTTATCAACCTAATGTTTATACTTACAGTGTGATAGTAAACGGAATGTGTAAATTTGGGAAAACAAACGTGGCTATTGGGCTACTAAAGGGAATGGCTGATAGAGGTTGTGAGCCAGATGTTGTGACATACAATGCAATCATTGACGCCCTTTGCAAAGACGAGCTAGTTGGTGAGGCTTTAGACTCTTCTTTCAAATGAGGAATAAGGGCATTTCACCTAATGTCATCACTTACAAGCTTCATATTCGCTTAGAGTTCGCTCCAAGAAATATAGCCATCCCTACCCCCTCACGTCAATAAGTTTAATTCATGGTGTTTGCAAATTAGGCCAAAAGAACCAAGCTTTGGCCTTGATGAATGAAATGGTGGAGCAAAACATATTACCAAATGTTTATACCTTCAGTGTATTGATTGATGCTCTTTGTAAGGATGGAATGGTTTCAGAGGCTCAAAATACATTCAAtgtaatgattcaaagaggtgtagAGCCTGATGTGGTCACCTACAATTCCTTAATTGATGGTCTTTGCATTTCAGACCAATTCAAGGAAGCTTTGGCTTTGTTGAAAGAAATGGTGGGGAGGAACATATCCCCTGATGTTTTTACCTTCAATATATTGATCGACACTCTTTGTAAGAAAGGACTGGTTTCAAATGCACAGAATATAATCAAgataatgattcaaagaggtgtggAACCTGATGTTGTCAATTATAATTCATTGATGGATGGATATTGTCTGTGCAAGCAAATTGATAAGGCTAGAAAGCTATTTGATCTGATGGTGACCAATGAAATAGCTGACTTTTTTAGCTACAGCATTTTGGTCAATGGATATTGTAAGTGCAAAATGATAGATGATGCAATGGAACTTTTTGGTGAAATGTCTCATAAAGGTTTAGTTCCTGATGCTGTTACTTATTGTACTCTTTTAAAGGGTATGTTTCAAGCAGGGAGGCCCCAAAATGCAAAAGAGCTCTTTAAGGATATGTGCTCTCATGGTCAACAGCCAAATATAGTAACTTTCTCAATTATGATTGATGGCTTGTGTAGACAGGGGAATCTCGATGAGGCACTcacactattgaaagcaatggaGAAAAGTCAGTTGAAGCCTAATCTTGTGATCTATAGCAGTCTGATCAATGGTATGTGCAAAGTTGGGAAGATTAATGATGCCAAGGAACTTTTTTCTAGTCTTTTTGAAATTGGTTTACAACCTGATGTTTATGTATACAGTGCAATTATGAAAGGACTCTGCCAACAAGGATTCATGGATGAAGCGTATAAGGTATTTAAAGACATGGAAAAGGTAGGATGTTTACCAAATAATTGTTGTTATAATATCATCATTCAAGGGTTTCTCAAGCATGAGGATTTACCAAAAGCATCAGAACTAATCAACGAAATGGTTGATAAGGGGTtctctgctgatgctactacCACAGAATTGGTAGTACGTTTATCGCAGAATAATGATCTCATTCTAAGCAAACTACGAAGTCGTTCTGAGGCTTCTAAAGGGGTGCAATGAGGGATCAGCAAACTAAAGTTGTTATATCTTGACCGTTCAATGGTGTCTTGGAGAGAAACTTGGTAATTACCTTCTTCAAATGTAGTAGATATGTAATTTAACTAACTTCAAATTTCATGTTTAATTTCAATCAGCTGTGATTCTCTTCCACAAAACAAAAATTTCTAACACTGTACCTGCAGTGGAAACCATGATATGTGTGTGCCTTTCTCTTGAACTCAGACATGGACTAGACCTCTTTGGATATAAGCTTGTTGATGAATGGAGGTCATAGATTTCTAATGTTCaagttgctggtaaacccaccatcttccttacaatttttttttgggCTGCTACTACAGCCTTAACTCGAGAGCTTAGTCCTAAAAATGAGTTGAGAACTAAAACTAATTGATTCCATGCTATAATGCTTAAGAATCTTTATCTATTTTACTTTTGTACTCAATGACCTTTTAAGATGCTATCATTTTTCAGTAAACATGCTGCATTAGGACAATAACTTGGAgattttatcatatattttgatttttacttGGAAGAATGCAGGTGTTAAATCAGTGAACTAGCAGGTGTTAACACCTGCTTTCTGTATCATTTTACCATAGCTACTCGTGCCTGTTTCCGTCCATTAGAATTTAACTCCTACTAGTTTATCATATACATGCATTACATGTAATAAATTTATGCTCCCAAAATGATTTCTATTTATTGCTAGTTTATTACTTGTAGTAAGTTTATgctcaaaataattatatttatttctccTTGAGTTAATACTTATAACTTGAACTAGAGTTAATACTTACTCCTTGAGTGCAAGTTTTAACACCTACTTGTTGAGTTTAAGTATTAATTTGAGTTTTTGCAACAGGTACATTTGAGCTTGAGCATGGTGCAGTATCTCTTCCACCAGTCCACCGGTCTTTTCCCGCATGCCTGAGATGAAGATGGATTAGATGAGCAAATCGAGGATTTTTGTTGATTACTTGTTGTACAATTTTTGGGTTACTATTTGTTTTGGCATTTACTAcaaaaatatacttttaattatACATTTTTTGTGGTTGTACTAGATTATTTATGTTCAATTTTAAGTTCAaaagactttttttttattataattgaatacATTAGATTTGTGGTTGATTTGTGTTATATTATGCATTTAATAGTTTGGGTTTGTgatatttgtaattattttggattggttaaataaaaatttcaaacgaAAATGCAATTGAAAATCTGGTTCAAATTTCGTAAAGGGTGTAAAGAAGCAACATCGAGTCACTTTGCTTTGTAGAtgatttgtttttgttttgtcATGGGGCTAGGAATTTGGTCTGTGGGCTGGAGAGGCCTTGAAGTTGAGGAGGTTTTAGGATGGCAAGTAAATGAGTCTAAGAGCTGTGTTTATCTTGCAAGAGTGCTAGAGGAGATGAAGCAGCAAATTCTACAATTCCTCAATTTCAGGGAGGGATTTCTTCCTGTTATCTATTTGGGATTACCTCTGGTATCTACTAGTATTAAAAAAGAGCATTGTCAGAAGCTTATTAGTATAATAACTAGTAGAATTGACTCATGGTATGCTAAATAATTATCCTAAGCTGGTAGGGTACATGGTGAGGAATAAGTTGAAAAGCCTCAGTTTTTGGGGATCTCTAAACCTAGTAATGCTAGTTGATCTTGAAAGAATCTGGTGAAAATTAGAGATTGTTTTAGAAAGCATTATGCATATAAGTTGGGAAGAGGGGTTTTTCATTTTGGTATGACCCTTGCATGGGTGGGAAAAGTCTTGTTGAGAGGTCTCTGAGTTGAATATGGGATATTCTGACATCATAGGCATACTAAGGTGAGGGAGGTTTGGAGGGATGGTATGTGGAGGCTTCCTAATCCATTGGATTCCACTATGGAAGGAGCCTGGGAAGAGGTTCGAAAATATTATGTAAGCAGTGAATGGGCAGATTCTATTAAATGGAAACTCATAGACTTACACTGTTAATAGTGCTTGGAAAGTCCTAAGAAGGAAGGGTGGAGTGGTTAATTGGTGGAAGGTGGTTTGGGGTGAGCGTATTCCCAGGCACAGTTTTATAACCTGGTTAGCTATCCATAATAGACTTGTTGTCAAATCGAGTCTACTTAGATGAGGAATGGTAAATAATTCGTGGTTTTGCTTCTGATTACTtaatattaattagattaataataactaatagataaaaatatCTGAAGGAAAGAAACATTTATAAAGATAAGTGTGTAAGATCTATATGATTACTtaatattaattagattaatgaTTTCCGATCGAAAAAGGTGAAGCAAGTGAAAAAACTTATGTaaatctttatctatttttatttttgtgttcAATGACCTTTTAAAATGCTATCATTTCTCTTGTAGGTACTTGAAAGGAtatgattaattattatatttttaataataatgattataaatGCAAGATGTAGGATATACAATCATAGAGTACAAAGACTACATTAGACTACATTATAAATGCAAGATGCAGGATATACAATCGTAGAGTACATTATAAATGCAAGATGCAGGATATGATTAATTTAACAATTAGACTACATTATAAATGCAAGATGCAGGATATACAATCGTAGAGTACATT
Proteins encoded in this region:
- the LOC110622667 gene encoding pentatricopeptide repeat-containing protein At3g22470, mitochondrial isoform X1, whose translation is MLKLGLEPDVVTFTTLINGLRIESKMDKAVEFLDDMVARGYQPNVYTYSVIINGMCKFGKTSVAIRLLKGMADRGCEPNVVTYSAIIDALCKDELVGEALELFSQMRNKGISPDVITYTGLIHGVCKLGQKNQALALMNEMVEQNILPNVYTFSVLIDALCKDGMVSEAQNTFNVMIQRGVEPDVVTYNSLIDGLCISDQFKEALALLKEMVGRNISPDVFTFNILIDTLCKKGLVSNAQNIIKIMIQRGVEPDVVNYNSLMDGYCLCKQIDKARKLFDLMVTNEIADFFSYSILVNGYCKCKMIDDAMELFGEMSHKGLVPDAVTYCTLLKGMFQAGRPQNAKELFKDMCSHGQQPNIVTFSIMIDGLCRQGNLDEALTLLKAMEKSQLKPNLVIYSSLINGMCKVGKINDAKELFSSLFEIGLQPDVYVYSAIMKGLCQQGFMDEAYKVFKDMEKVGCLPNNCCYNIIIQGFLKHEDLPKASELINEMVDKGFSADATTTELVVRLSQNNDLILSKLRSRSEASKGVQ
- the LOC110622667 gene encoding pentatricopeptide repeat-containing protein At3g22470, mitochondrial isoform X3 translates to MLKLGLEPDVVTFTTLINGLRIESKMDKAVEFLDDMVARGYQPNVYTYSVIINGMCKFGKTSVAIRLLKGMADRGCEPNVVTYSAIIDALCKDELVGEALELFSQMRNKGISPDVITYTGLIHGVCKLGQKNQALALMNEMVEQNILPNVYTFSVLIDALCKDGMVSEAQNTFNVMIQRGVEPDVVTYNSLIDGLCISDQFKEALALLKEMVGRNISPDVFTFNILIDTLCKKGLVSNAQNIIKIMIQRGVEPDVVNYNSLMDGYCLCKQIDKARKLFDLMVTNEIADFFSYSILVNGYCKCKMIDDAMELFGEMSHKGLVPDAVTYCTLLKGMFQAGRPQNAKELFKDMCSHGQQPNIVTFSIMIDGLCRQGNLDEALTLLKAMEKSQLKPNLVIYSSLINVQL
- the LOC110622667 gene encoding pentatricopeptide repeat-containing protein At3g22470, mitochondrial isoform X2; this translates as MLKLGLEPDVVTFTTLINGLRIESKMDKAVEFLDDMVARGYQPNVYTYSVIINGMCKFGKTSVAIRLLKGMADRGCEPNVVTYSAIIDALCKDELVGEALELFSQMRNKGISPDVITYTGLIHGVCKLGQKNQALALMNEMVEQNILPNVYTFSVLIDALCKDGMVSEAQNTFNVMIQRGVEPDVVTYNSLIDGLCISDQFKEALALLKEMVGRNISPDVFTFNILIDTLCKKGLVSNAQNIIKIMIQRGVEPDVVNYNSLMDGYCLCKQIDKARKLFDLMVTNEIADFFSYSILVNGYCKCKMIDDAMELFGEMSHKGLVPDAVTYCTLLKGMFQAGRPQNAKELFKDMCSHGQQPNIVTFSIMIDGLCRQGNLDEALTLLKAMEKSQLKPNLVIYSSLINVQL